One genomic segment of bacterium includes these proteins:
- the panC gene encoding pantoate--beta-alanine ligase — MIEIKNPKEMQEMAEILRSKGSIGFVPTMGALHNGHLSLIKEARRENNYVIISIFVNPLQFGLNEDYERYPRTYENDYKLAEKEGVDYIFHPDVEDLYPEKQEAFVKMPDYEGILCGKKRPTHFQGVLTVVAKLFNIVKPNRAYFGQKDYQQAIIIKKMSKDLNFEIEIKILPTIREGDGLAMSSRNAYLSKDERKKAPILYQSLIKGGMLLESGKPIKDVIFIMKEMVEGEGFNVDYIEILDKDTLKEGKTLIAIAAKIGTTRLIDNIFVI, encoded by the coding sequence TTGATAGAAATAAAAAACCCTAAAGAGATGCAGGAAATGGCAGAAATCCTGCGTTCCAAAGGTTCAATTGGCTTTGTTCCAACAATGGGTGCTTTACATAATGGCCATCTTTCTTTAATAAAGGAGGCAAGGAGGGAAAATAACTATGTGATAATAAGCATATTTGTAAATCCATTGCAATTTGGGCTTAATGAAGACTATGAAAGATACCCAAGGACATATGAGAATGATTATAAGTTAGCAGAGAAAGAGGGGGTTGATTATATCTTTCATCCAGATGTAGAAGACCTATATCCAGAAAAGCAAGAAGCATTTGTAAAAATGCCTGATTATGAGGGTATTTTATGTGGAAAAAAAAGACCAACACACTTTCAGGGTGTTCTTACTGTTGTTGCAAAGCTCTTTAATATTGTAAAGCCAAACAGGGCATATTTTGGACAAAAGGATTATCAGCAGGCAATAATTATCAAAAAGATGAGCAAAGACCTTAACTTTGAGATAGAAATAAAAATTCTTCCAACAATAAGGGAAGGGGATGGTTTGGCAATGAGTTCAAGAAATGCCTATCTTTCAAAAGATGAAAGGAAAAAAGCACCAATTCTTTATCAATCTTTAATTAAAGGAGGTATGCTTCTTGAAAGCGGAAAGCCCATAAAAGATGTAATCTTTATAATGAAAGAAATGGTTGAAGGGGAGGGGTTTAATGTAGATTATATAGAGATACTAGACAAAGATACATTAAAAGAGGGAAAAACCCTAATTGCCATAGCTGCAAAAATAGGAACAACAAGGCTAATTGATAATATTTTCGTAATCTAA